The genome window GGCAGGGAACCGGAGGCCCCGGCTTGCAGGTGGACCCGGCGCGAGTCACTCTTCCTCTCTGGCCCTGAGAGCTTCCTTCCAGCTGCCGCTCCTGTGTTCTAATGTCAAGTCTGGAGGCctggggggcaggtgggggctgACTGccaggtgggggagggcaggaatTTGGCAGAGCAGCGTCCCAGAGTGGGAGAAGCCAGCCCATGGAGGGGACTCTCTCCATGCCTGCTGCCCCAAAGGGCGTTATAGAGAGAGGTCGGTTACCCCTTCGCCATGGCCCCGTTCCCATTGAACAGATGGGAAAGTGGAGGCTGAGAGAAGGctgtgacttgcccagggtctccGTGGCATGGAACTGGGCCTGCTGAGTCTCAGGCCGGGGATCTCGCTGCTGCACTGAGCACGCCAGGATGCAGGGGTCTGGGCCTGGACCTAGCGCCTCGTGGGGGCAAGAGAGGAAGGCACGCTGGGCCTGCCTGTCACCCTCCACCCCACCGTGGCTTGTTGCTCAGGCCTtcctgggggcagaggagaggggagaTTTCACTCGCTGGCAGGCTAGGCCCTGGGCTCTCTGGGGCTCCGGGGGAACAATGCAGCCCTGGTCTTTCTGAGGAGGGTCCTTGGACCTCCACCAGGGTTGAGGAAAGGATTTCTGTTCCTCCTGGAGGTCACGGAGCCGACATGGGgaggagcaggggcaggcccGGGGCCCACATCCTCAGTGTGAGACCTGGACGTGTGTCCTCCCACCTgacgctgggggtggggggtgggggccggggggGATCCAGTGAACCCTGCCCCCAAATTGTCTGGAAGACAGCGGGTACTTGGtcatttccccttcctcctcttcgTTTGCCCTGGTGGGGACAGTCCctcccctggggaagggggacCCCAGCCTGAAGAACAGAGCAGAGCTGGGGTCAGGGGTGTGCTGGGAGCGCAGAGAGCCTCCTGCTCTGCCTGCTGGTCATTCCTGGTGGCTCTGGAGTCGGCAGCTGGTGGGGAGCGGCTGGGGTGCTCGTCTGAGCTCTGGGGTGCCCAGGGCCTGGGAGAGTTGCCAGAGGCTGAGGCCGAGGGTGGGGCCCTGGCGGCCCGGCTCCTGCCCCAAATATGGCTCGGGAAGGCCACAGCGGCACTGAGCAGACAGGCCGGGCCAGACGGGCGCTGAGGCTCCCGGCCTCTCCCCCAGCTCCGCTGTGACCCTCACCTGCGGCCCGGGGTGCCAGGCCCCCCGCTTGGTTCTGCCGTGTCTTTGCAGGCTGATCCCACGggctctccctgcctctctgagcttccGCCTTTTCCAGGCAGGGGAACCGCGACCTCCAGGCTGGGACGCGGGGAGGGTGTATGCGCCAGGTCAGAATCACCCCTCCACCGGGAGAGCGTGGTCCAGGGGCCCTGGCAGGGTGGGGACCGAGCATCTGGGAACTGCCAGCCACCCCCACCCATGCAGAGGGGACATACAGACCACACGGAGGCTGTGCCTCCGCTGCAGCAACTGGAGAACACCCAGCCGCGGCCAaacataaataactaaataataaaagttttaaagatcGTTACTTAAAAAAACAAGTGTGCCCCAGTGATCGGACCCCAGTTCCCGGTGCCCTGAGTGGTGCCGGCCCTGTGCTGAGCATGGCCTGGTTGGTTCACCCCCAGATCCACACTAAAGGGTGGGATCACCCCTACTAGTCAGGTGAGCAGATGCAGGGGGGGAGGGCGGCAGCCCCTCCATGCTGGTGGGTGGCCGTGGTGGGTGTCCTGGGCAGGAGCCAGCTCACGGAGCTGGAGAGGACAgacctggggggctgggggcgcCCAGGAAGAAACGCAGGGGGAGAGGTGTCTGCCGGGGGTGGGGGTCCCTTCGAGGCTGTGCGTGAAGAGGGCAGGCGGGCCTGCAGCCCCACCTACCCGTCCCCGGCCCAAACGGCGGGAGTAAGTGACCCTGGGCACCTGGGGCCCTCCAGGAGGGGGCGGGAGGCCTTGGGATCAGCATCTGGACGCCAGTCAGCCCGCGCCAGAGCGCCATGCTCCCCGACGGCCTCCGCTGGAGTGAGGCTGCGCTGACACCCACACCGCTGACCCGGGCCTCTCTCCCGCTCAGGATGCCCCCCGCCGCCACCCCGTGAGCAGAGGGCCACAGCCCTGGCCCGACGCCCCTCCCGACAGTGACGCCCCCGCCCTGGCCACCCAGGAGGCCCTCCCGCTTGCTGGCCGCCCCAGACCTCCCCGCTGCGGCGTGCCTGACCTGCCCGATGGGCCGAGTGCCCGCAACCGACAGAAGCGGTTCGTGCTGTCGGGCGGGCGCTGGGAGAAGACGGACCTCACCTACAGGTAGGGCCAGTGGCCACGAGCTGGCCTTTGATCTCCACCTGCTGTCTGAGACACGCTGGAGCTGGGGGGAGGGCAGATCCCTATGGCCAACAGGCTGGAGTGTCCCCCAACTCCCGTGCCCACTGCTCAACACCCCAAACCCACACTTAGATGCACTCCCATGCCCTCCCTTGGGAGCACGGTCTCCACACCCACCTGGCCACCCCACACACCCGTGGGGCACGGCCGTTAGTCACCCACGCAACCTCTGCGGGCACCGTGCTGCGGGCCAGGCCCTGGGACTCTCAGTGAGGGAGGCAGACACGGCCCCTCCTCCGGGGGAGCGAGGTGCTCCCCACGCCCGGTTCAGCTCTAGCACCGCACTCGGGACCCTCACAGGGAGGGACCCACTGGGGCAGGCCAGGTGACGGCTCGGGTGACCTCGGCCCCTGGCGCTGAGACTACACTTCCTGCAGTGGGCGGCGAAGATGGGTGTGGTGTCCCACGTCGTTGCAGCGGGGACTCCTGGGGCCTCGGAAGTGTCCTGGGCGGGGAGCCTGGGGAGCAGGAAGGGCAGGTCTTGGGGTCCAAGGCCTCCCCACGGTCAGGTCTGGGAGGGGGCCTCGGGGCTCTTGGGTCCTTTCCGCCCAGTGCAGACCCTCGCGGCCACCTAAGGGCACACAGACCACACAAAGCTGTGCCCATGCAGTGTGGGGAGTGGTGCGCACCCTCAGAGCACACTGGGCCCACATCACGCACGCCTGCCCCCTCACTGTGCATCCGGGGAAACTCCTGGCCCCGACAGCCAGCGGGGCTGACGCTACCCCGTGAGCCAGACCCAGGCCCCCCTCACCGCCCCTGTCCTCCCCAGGATCCTCCGGTTCCCATGGCAGCTGCTGCGGGAACAGGTGCGGCAGACGGTGGCGGAGGCCCTCCAGGTGTGGAGCGATGTCACACCGCTCACCTTCACCGAGGTGCACGAGGGCCGCGCCGACATCGTGATCGACTTCACCAGGTGAGCGGGGGCCTGAGGGCACCCCCACCCTGGGAAGGAAACCCATCTGCCGGCAGCCACTGACTCTGCCCCTACCCACCCCCCGACAGGTACTGGCACGGGGACAATCTGCCCTTTGATGGACCTGGGGGCATCCTGGCCCACGCCTTCTTCCCCAAGACCCACCGAGAAGGGGATGTCCACTTCGACTATGATGAGACCTGGACCATCGGGGACAACCAGGGTAGGGGCTGGGGCCCCACTTTCCGGAGGGGCCCTGTCGAGGCCCCGGAGCCGGGCCCGGGCTCTGCGTCCGCTGGGGAGCTCGCGCATTGCCGGGCTGTCTCCCTCTTCCAGGCACGGATCTCCTGCAGGTGGCGGCACACGAGTTTGGCCACGTGCTCGGGCTGCAGCACACGACAGCTGCGAAGGCCCTGATGTCCCCCTTCTACACCTTCCGCTACCCACTGAGCCTCAGCCCAGACGACCGCAGGGGCATCCAGCAGCTGTACGGCCGGCCTCAGCTAGCTCCCACGTCCAGGCCTCCGGACCTGGGCCCTGGCACCGGGGCGGACACCAACGAGATCGCGCCGCTGGAGGTGAGGCCCTGCTCCCCCTGCCCACGGCTGCCTCTGCAGCTCCAACATGGGCTCCTCCTAACCCTTCGCTCTCACCCCAGCCGGACGCCCCACCGGATGCCTGCCAGGTCTCCTTTGACGCAGCCGCCACCATCCGTGGCGAGCTCTTCTTCTTCAAGGCAGGCTTTGTGTGGCGGCTGCGCGGGGGCCGGCTGCAGCCTGGCTACCCTGCGCTGGCCTCTCGCCACTGGCAGGGGCTGCCCAGCCCTGTGGATGCAGCCTTCGAGGACGCCCAGGGCCACATCTGGTTCTTCCAAGGTGAGTGGGAGCCGGGTCACACTCAGGAGACTGCAGGGAGCCAGGAACGTCATGGCCAAGGGTAGGGACAGACAGACGTGATGAGCAGATGGACAGACGGAGGGGGTCCCGGAGTTTTGGGGCCCAGGAAGAGCGTGACTCACTCCTCTGGGCACAgctgggaggcttcctggaggaggcggtTCTCGAAGCGGGAGTAGGATAAAAGGTATTGCACCCCATGAAGCACGTGTGATCCTTGCCCCTAGAGACAAGGCTCTGGGGCTCAGAGGTGGTGAAGTGACCCACATGAGGGCACAGCTTGGAGAATGTCGGGAGGGATGTGAGCTCAGTGTGCCAGAGATGGGAGCCTGGAGCATGCCAAGGGGCAGGGCCTGCTGCCTGAGAGCTGGCACTGGGGTGGGCAGCCAAGTGCAGGGATGGAGCGGGCGCCCAGGTGGCCTCTTTGCTGCTCAGAACGACCTTTCCCATGTATACCTCCCAGCGCCGCTGGCATTGCCCAGTGTCGTTCTTGGGGGCAGGGGTACCAAGCAGGCATTATTACTGGCCTTTTGTGTTTTATGGACAACgaaactgaggctgggaaggTCCgaggtggtgttggtggtggaaGGTGGCCGCTGGGCAGCCCTGTTGCAGcacacaccccccacccaccGTTTCTCCAACAGGAGCTCAGTACTGGGTGTATGACGGTGAGAAGCCGGTCCTGGGCCCCGCGCCCCTCTCCGAGCTGGGCCTGCAGGGGTCCCCGATCCATGCCGCCCTGGTGTGGGGCTCCGAGAAGAACAAGATCTACTTCTTCCGAAGTGGGGACTACTGGCGCTTCCAGCCCAGCGCCCGCCGCGTGGACAGCCCTGTGCCGCGCCGGGTCACCGACTGGCGAGGGGTGCCCTCGGAGATCGACGCGGCCTTCCAGGATGCTGAAGGTGTGCAGGGGGCAGGCCTCTGCCCGGCCCCCTCCCATTCCGCCCCTCCTCCTGCCAAGGACTGTGCTAACTCCCTGTGCTCCATCTTTGTGGCTGTGGGCACCAGGCACGGCATGGAGACTGAGGCCCGTGCCCAGGTCCCTTGGATGTGGCTAGTGAAATCAGTCCGAGGCTCCAGCCTCTGTCAGGCTGGGTGGCAGCTCAGACCAGACCCTGAGGGCAGGCAGAAGGGCTCGCCCAAGGGTAGAAAGaccctggggcttccttggtggctcagacagtaaagcgtctgcctgcaatgcgggagacctggattcgatccctgggtcagggagatcccctggagaaggaaatggcaatgccctccggtactgttgcctggaaaattccatggacagagcagcctggaagctccatggggtcgcgaagagtcagacacaatggagcgacttcactgtctTAAGGGCCACCTGAGGTCCTCAGGTTTCAAGGaacccagcagtggccaaggCCTGTGCCCATCCCTCTGTCCACTTACCAGGCCCTGACCCTCCTGTCTCCTCAGGCTTCGCCTACTTCCTGCGTGGCCGCCTCTACTGGAAGTTTGACCCCGTGAAGGTGAAAGCCCTGGAGGGCTTCCCCCGGCTCGTGGGCCCCGACTTCTTCAGCTGCACTGAGGCTGCCAACACTTTCCGCTGATCACCGCCTGGCTGTCCTCAGGCCCTGACACCTCCACACAGGAGACCGTGGCCCTGCCTGTGGCTGTAGGGACCAGGCAGGGCACGGAGTCGCGGCTGCTATGGGGGCAAGGCAGGGCGCTGCCACCAGGACTGCAGGGAGGGCCACGCGGGTCGTGGCCACTGCCAGCGACTGTCTGAGACTGGGCAGGGGGGCTCTGGCATGGAGGCTGAGGGTGGTCTTGGGCTGGCTCCACGCAGCCTGTGCAGGTCACATGGAACCCAGCTGCCCATGGTCTCCATCCACACCCCTCAGGGTCGGGCCtcagcagggctgggggagctggAGCCCTCACCGTCCTCGCTGTGGGGTCCCATAGGGGGCTGGCACGTGGGTGTCAGGGTCCTGCGCCTCCTGCCTCCCACAGGGGTTGGCTCTGCGTAGGTGCTGCCTTCCAGTTTGGTGGTTCTGGAGACCTATTCCCCAAGATCCTGGCCAAAAGGCCAGGTCAGCTGGTGGGGGTGCTTCCTGCCAGAGACCCTGCACCCTGGGGGCCCCAGCATACCTCAGTCCTATCACGGGTCAGATCCTCCAAAGCCATGTAAATGTGTACAGTGTGTataaagctgttttgtttttcattttttaaccgaCTGTCATTAAACACGGTCGTTTTCTACCTGCCTGCTGGGGTGTCTCTGTGAGTGCAAGGCCAGTATAGGGTGGAACTGGACCAGGGAGTTGGGAGGCTTAGCTGGGGACCCGCTCAGTCCCCTGGTCCTCAGGGCTGGGTGTTGGTTCAGGGCTCCCCCTGCTCCATCTCATCCTGCTTGAATGCCTACAGTGGCTTCACAGTCTGCTCCCCATCTCCCCAGCGGCCTCTCAGACCGTCGTCCACCAAGTGCTGCTCACGTTTTCCGATCCAGCCACTGTCAGGACACAGAACCGAACTCAAGGTTACTGTGGCTGACTCCTCACTCTCTGGGGTCTACTTGCCTGCCACCCTCAGAGAGCCAAGGatccgcctgtgatgcaggagtgagtgaagtcgctcagccgagtccgactctttgcaaccccataggactgtagcctaccaggctcctctgtctatgggatttttcaggcaagagtgctggagtgggttgccatttccttctccaggggatcttcccaaccctggtctcccgcatagcaggcagactctttaccgtctgagccaccaggcaatgcaggagacctaggttcagtctctgggtggggaagatcccctggagaagggaatgacaacctgcttcagtattcttgattggggaatcccatggacaaaggagcctggaggcctacagcccatagggtgcaaagagacacgactgagcaagtcacacacacagagcccTACGTGGATGCTCATAGCGGCACCTCATAGCTGCCATGTATCAGGTGTTGGCATGGGCAGCCATCAGCAGGGGGCCATTTCTGACCCACTGCCTTGTTCCACCGGATACACGGGTGCCTTCCTGTGTGTCGGGCCCACTCGGCTGTCAGCGCCCAAGGGCAGGGCTGTCGGGAGGCACAGGGCACAGAGTTAAGGAGGGGATGGGGACGTTAGCTCCTCCCCAGCTCTCAGCGGATGCAGCAGGCAAAACAAACGCTAGGAATCCTGCCAAACCCGGTAGTCTCTGCCCATGCTCGCCCCATCCCCAGAGCCACAGGAACGGGAGCTGGGGGGTGGCCCGGAGCTGGGATACTGGTCCCTGGGCCCGCCCATGTGCTCGGCCGCACAGCGTCCTCCGggcggggaaactgaggcacgggcGCCTCCGGCTTCCTCCCCGCCTTCCGGGCCTCGCCTCGTTCCTCCTCACCAGGGCAGTATTCCAGCCCCGGCTGTGAGACGGAGAAGGGCGCCGTTCGAGTCAGGGCCGCGGCTGTTATTTCTGCCGGTGAGCGGCCTTCCCTGGTACCTCCACTTGAGAGGCGGCCGGGAAGGCCGAGAAACGGGCCGAGGCTCCTTTAAGGGGCCCGTGGGGGCGCGCCCGGCCCTTTTGTccgggtggcggcggcggcgacgcGCGCGTCAGCGTCAACGCCCGCGCCTGCGCACTGAGGGCGGCCTGCTTGTcgtcggcggcggcggcggcggcggcggcggcggcgaagCCCAGCGGCGGCGCGAGCGACCCCGGCCCGGCCCGCCCTTCGCCTCCCGAGTCGGCTTCCCCGGGCTAGGAGCGTCCCCGGCCCCGCCTCGGCCCTTCCGATCCTCGCAGCCCGGCCGTGGCCGCCCGCTTCTGCCGCCGCAATGATGATGATGGCGCTGAGCAAGACCTTCGGGCAGAAGCCCGTCAAGTTCCAGCTGGAAGATGACGGCGAGTTCTACATGATCGGCTCTGAGGTAGCCCGCGGCGCGTCCTTGCCTTCCGGGCCTCCCGGCCGGCCCGGTTCCCGCGGGAGCCTCGGGGCGGGTCTGCGCGCCGGGAACGCGCGTCTCCATTCATCGCGGAGGGCCTGCGTGCGCGTGCGCGGCCGGGGAGCACCGGGGGCGTGGCCTGTTGGGGCGTGGCCGAGCAGCCCCCGCCCCGGCCGTCTGGGCACGACCATCCTTGTCCTTGGGCGTGGCCTATCGGGGCGTGGCGGAGAAGGCCCCGCCCCGCGTCCGGCAGTTTGGGGACGCTTACCCGTGTCCCGGCAGCGGGGATGCGCCGCGCGGCCAGGGTCCCGGGGGTCGCGGTGGCCCCGGGTCCGCGCTGAGTTCCACAACTCCAGCCGGACGTACAGAAACGGGGTGTTGGGTTATCCCTTGCTGCGCACGGGGCGAGGTGTTGGATCCCTCGCACGCTCCCTCCCTCATTGCCCCAGCTGGAATCCTGAAACCGCTGATTGGAAACACCGAGCTTAGTGGGGACTCACCCGCTTGGTGTTCTTTGACTTTGAGGTGGGCGGGTGGGCGTTCTGACCTTCCATTATCAGCGAGAAGACAGGTTGGGAGAACAATGCTTGATTTTTGGATGGCTAGGGCCCAGCCGTCCCTGAGCTAGATCCATCAGCAAATGGGAGGCACCTGGCACTTCGGATATCTCGGACTAACTCTGAGTTAGTGCAAGTAAACGAGCCCAGAACCCCTTCATCCTTACCTAAAAGGTGACCTTTCGGCACTCTATTGAATCAGCTGGTGACTGACTGTCACTGGCAGCATGCACCAAGTATATTAAGTTCTTCCAGTGTCCCTCAACCTTTGGCAGTCTCTGGCTTGTGCTGTgtccacacacacatttttaaattacaaatccGCAGTTCGGGTGTGCAAGTACTGAGCAGCAGTGCCTCCCTTTTGTAGCGAGGCGAGTGTGGGTCTTGGGGAGTCAAAGCAGTTACAAACGCCAATGCTTGCTTCTCCTAGCAACAGTTTTCAGTATTACAcatttcactctttctttctttttttttttttttttttacaatttttcccCCTCTTTATGATTGAATACACTGAATAAATTAAGCCTCATGATGGTCACACTAGATGAGGCTATTGGGATTCCCTGTGACTCCCTGTGGTTTGTCTGACTTGTATTGAGTTATGAGACCCGTGCTGTCAGTCGCATCAGAACTTTGTGTGTTTCCTTTCCTCACCCGTGTTCATGAAACACGGGGCCGGATGCAGTGTATTTTCACATCATCACAGAAACGCTCCCCTTGACAGCTGGCCGTACTGAAGAGAGGTGCCGCTGCCTGCCACATGCCGTAGCTCAGAAAGGTCTTTGCCAGCCTGTGGGCACAGAGGCGGCATGTGGTGACTGGCAGATTGATTAAAGAAACCTTCACCCAATCTAATGGGCAGGAAAAGTGGTCGGTTTAGCATTGGCTCTGAGTCGGTGGTACTTTTGAAAATCAAGCCTGCGTTTACTGGGTGGAACGCGGTGCCAGGTGGGCAGAACGCGAGGAGCTCTGGCTCCAGCTTGGCGTCCACAGCTCTTGTCTCAGGCATCTGATGAGATGCTTAGGCCAGACAGTTTCTGCGACTTGCCCTGTAGCACACCTTAGATTTGAGAAAGATAGCTGCAGTCTTCTGTTTCAGCCCTGGTGAGTGAGAAGATTTGTCCTGAGATGCAGTTTATGGAGACCAGACGGCAGGAGGGAGAGGCAGTTGCCGTCCGGGGCCTGATTTTACAATGTTCAGACCTCAGGAGGCCTGGGCAGGGTTCAGAGCTAGACTGGCGTCCACTCACAGCCAGCAGCTCCTCTGACGGCAGTGGTGCTTGGCTCCCGGGCCGGTTGCCCCGGGCAGACGGCAGGCGCTGGTTTCCAGGAGGTGCGCTGAGCAGAGCGTGCCCACAGCGCCCCACACCACTCGGGGGTAGCAGCCTTGGGAGGGTGTCCGCAGCTGCCCCAGTCCTGCCCCCTCCGATGGGCAGCCGTCATCACCATGCAGAGGCACAGCTGAGAGGAGCCCAGGGAGCTTCCATACCCACACCTTCGTTTTCCATTTGGGAAACCTGGGTCCAGAGGGGGCAAAAGCTGGTGCAGGGAAAACCCAGGGGGGCAGACCGAGTCCCCTAAGTTCCGAAGGGACCTCGGGAAGGGCCTGGGAGGCTGGGAGGCCTGCAGGACCTGCACGGTGGTAGTGGGGGCATCCGGGTCAGTGTCTTGTCAAAAACGTCTTGGAAACTGTGTTTACCCCCTGATGGTAACCACGCTCAAGCCAGATAACTCGCCCTGCCCCTGCGGCAAGGTGCAGGAGGGACCTTGTGGCCACGTCTCTCATGCTGTTCAGCAGCCCTGATTATGTAAAC of Bos indicus isolate NIAB-ARS_2022 breed Sahiwal x Tharparkar chromosome 17, NIAB-ARS_B.indTharparkar_mat_pri_1.0, whole genome shotgun sequence contains these proteins:
- the MMP11 gene encoding stromelysin-3; its protein translation is MARAAGLRGAASRALLLPLLLLLLLPPPPLLLARAPRPPDAPRRHPVSRGPQPWPDAPPDSDAPALATQEALPLAGRPRPPRCGVPDLPDGPSARNRQKRFVLSGGRWEKTDLTYRILRFPWQLLREQVRQTVAEALQVWSDVTPLTFTEVHEGRADIVIDFTRYWHGDNLPFDGPGGILAHAFFPKTHREGDVHFDYDETWTIGDNQGTDLLQVAAHEFGHVLGLQHTTAAKALMSPFYTFRYPLSLSPDDRRGIQQLYGRPQLAPTSRPPDLGPGTGADTNEIAPLEPDAPPDACQVSFDAAATIRGELFFFKAGFVWRLRGGRLQPGYPALASRHWQGLPSPVDAAFEDAQGHIWFFQGAQYWVYDGEKPVLGPAPLSELGLQGSPIHAALVWGSEKNKIYFFRSGDYWRFQPSARRVDSPVPRRVTDWRGVPSEIDAAFQDAEGFAYFLRGRLYWKFDPVKVKALEGFPRLVGPDFFSCTEAANTFR